One window of Meiothermus sp. Pnk-1 genomic DNA carries:
- a CDS encoding amylo-alpha-1,6-glucosidase, with product MKTRESLEQEATRILRANDRGGFTVPTAGLYPFQWLWDAGFTALGWMRIDEARAWQELETLFRGQWESGMLPHIVFHRPESSYFPGPERWGTPHTPPTSGITQPPVVATFVRWMLEQAQDKALAEEKTRALYPKILAYHRWFKRERDPQNTGLMTTFHPWETGADNSPAWDEALARVPVDPHLPPYTRRDTSHVDPSQRPHKAEYDRFLSLLEVYKRAGYDQLRLHRECPFRVVSLLIDCVLHRANRDLLWLSQRFGFGDEAEIAGWLEASQGAIETLWDEQAGLYHNYDRVQDAPIRVGTSASFLPLYAGTSSPLRAERLVRTLESWAERVRYLVPSTDPTHPKFEPQRYWRGPVWAIMNYLIARGLVEYGYPEAAERLRQDALKLAELSGFSEYYHPTTGAGLGGGEFSWTAAMVLWWR from the coding sequence ATGAAGACACGAGAATCGCTGGAGCAGGAGGCCACCCGCATCCTCAGGGCCAACGACCGCGGCGGCTTCACCGTGCCCACCGCCGGGCTCTACCCGTTTCAGTGGCTTTGGGACGCGGGCTTCACCGCGCTGGGCTGGATGAGGATCGACGAGGCGCGGGCCTGGCAGGAACTCGAGACGCTCTTCCGGGGCCAGTGGGAAAGCGGGATGCTGCCCCACATCGTCTTCCATAGGCCGGAGTCGAGCTATTTTCCGGGGCCCGAGCGCTGGGGCACCCCCCATACCCCGCCCACCTCGGGCATCACCCAGCCGCCGGTGGTGGCGACCTTCGTGCGCTGGATGCTCGAGCAGGCCCAGGATAAAGCGCTGGCGGAAGAAAAAACCCGCGCCCTCTACCCCAAGATCCTGGCCTACCACCGCTGGTTCAAGCGCGAGCGCGACCCGCAGAACACCGGCCTCATGACCACCTTCCACCCCTGGGAGACCGGCGCCGACAACAGCCCGGCCTGGGACGAGGCCTTGGCCCGCGTCCCGGTGGACCCCCATCTCCCCCCCTACACCCGCCGCGACACCAGCCACGTAGACCCCAGCCAGCGTCCGCACAAGGCCGAGTACGACCGCTTTCTATCGCTGCTCGAGGTCTACAAGCGCGCCGGCTACGACCAGCTGCGCCTGCACCGCGAGTGCCCCTTCCGCGTGGTCAGCCTGCTCATCGACTGCGTGCTGCACCGCGCCAACCGCGACTTGCTGTGGCTGTCGCAGCGCTTCGGCTTTGGCGACGAGGCCGAGATCGCGGGCTGGCTCGAGGCCAGCCAGGGGGCCATCGAGACGCTCTGGGACGAGCAAGCCGGGCTTTACCACAACTACGACCGAGTACAGGACGCGCCCATCCGGGTGGGGACCTCGGCTTCCTTTTTGCCCCTCTACGCCGGAACCAGCAGCCCCCTGAGGGCCGAACGGCTGGTGCGGACGCTGGAAAGTTGGGCCGAGCGGGTGCGCTACCTGGTGCCCAGCACCGACCCCACCCACCCCAAGTTCGAGCCCCAGCGCTACTGGCGCGGCCCGGTGTGGGCCATCATGAACTACCTCATCGCCCGGGGGTTGGTCGAGTACGGCTACCCCGAAGCCGCCGAGCGCCTGCGCCAGGACGCCCTCAAGCTAGCGGAACTCTCCGGTTTCAGCGAATACTATCACCCCACCACCGGGGCCGGGTTGGGCGGAGGAGAGTTTTCCTGGACGGCAGCGATGGTGTTGTGGTGGAGGTAG
- a CDS encoding ABC transporter ATP-binding protein, which translates to MAGIRVQNIVKLFGRVKALDGVSLEVRDQEFVVLLGPSGCGKTTLLRIIAGLEHADEGQVFIGERDVTALPPRSRRIAMVFQNYAVFPHLTVFENIAFGLRMQKASAERIKAQVERAATLMHIEGLLERYPAQLSGGQRQRVAVARALAVEPEVLLMDEPLSNLDALLRLEMRAELKRLLAESRTTTLYVTHDQVEAMSLADRIAVMNAGRVVQYDEPMKVYQEPADTFVGGFIGSPPMNFLRLPVEGSQARIESLTLELPSSPPGKEVLLGVRPEDLEAHLEPQPQSFPARVLVVEPLGSHLLLTLSYEQQPLKVTVPPDFAARPGQTLWLRPQPGRLRWLDPASGQSLPHARPA; encoded by the coding sequence ATGGCCGGAATTCGAGTGCAAAACATCGTAAAGCTCTTCGGCAGGGTGAAAGCCCTGGATGGGGTCTCGCTCGAGGTGCGCGACCAGGAGTTCGTGGTGCTCTTGGGGCCTTCGGGCTGCGGCAAGACCACCTTGCTGCGCATCATCGCCGGGCTCGAGCACGCCGACGAGGGACAGGTGTTCATCGGGGAGCGCGACGTGACGGCCCTACCCCCGCGCTCGCGCAGGATCGCGATGGTCTTCCAAAACTACGCGGTCTTTCCCCATCTCACCGTCTTCGAGAACATCGCCTTTGGGCTCAGGATGCAAAAGGCCTCAGCCGAACGGATCAAAGCCCAGGTGGAGCGGGCCGCCACGCTCATGCACATCGAGGGGCTGCTGGAGCGCTACCCTGCGCAGCTCTCGGGTGGGCAGCGCCAGCGGGTGGCGGTGGCCCGCGCCCTGGCCGTCGAACCTGAGGTGCTCTTGATGGATGAGCCCTTATCCAACCTCGATGCCCTGTTGCGCCTGGAGATGCGGGCCGAACTCAAGCGCCTGTTGGCCGAAAGCCGCACCACTACCCTCTACGTGACCCACGACCAGGTGGAGGCCATGAGCTTGGCCGACCGCATCGCGGTGATGAACGCCGGACGCGTGGTGCAGTACGACGAGCCGATGAAGGTCTATCAGGAGCCTGCCGATACCTTCGTGGGCGGCTTCATCGGCAGCCCGCCGATGAATTTCCTGCGGCTGCCGGTGGAGGGCAGCCAGGCCCGGATCGAGTCGCTGACCCTGGAGTTACCCTCCTCCCCGCCGGGCAAGGAGGTCCTGCTGGGGGTGCGGCCCGAAGACCTCGAGGCCCACCTCGAGCCCCAACCCCAGAGCTTTCCCGCCCGTGTCCTGGTGGTCGAACCGCTGGGATCGCACCTGCTGCTGACGCTGAGCTACGAACAGCAGCCGCTCAAGGTCACGGTGCCCCCCGACTTCGCCGCCAGACCCGGGCAAACCCTGTGGCTCAGGCCCCAGCCGGGCCGCCTGCGCTGGCTCGACCCGGCGAGCGGCCAATCGCTCCCCCACGCGAGGCCAGCATGA
- a CDS encoding carbohydrate ABC transporter permease — MNPRTIYLALAVLLALWVLVPIFLIATLAFSDRASVFAWPKGILPQRFSLETIAFFFGVAGVGKAIGNSVIVAGLTLLFAVLLGAPAGYALARYRFAGADAYRLLILMTRAFPLAILAVPLSVQFIRLGLYDTALGVALVHTALALPFAVLVTSSLFLGIPKELEEAAWTLGCTRIQAFLKVVLPLALPGLAATAIFAFVISWNEVFAATLLTLRERTLPAFLLTALNDSPLPFRFAGGFFLIVPALVFIFAIRRYLFTLWGIANR; from the coding sequence GTGAACCCCCGCACCATCTATCTGGCGCTGGCCGTGCTGCTGGCGCTATGGGTGCTGGTGCCCATCTTCCTCATCGCCACGCTGGCCTTCAGCGACCGGGCCTCGGTGTTCGCCTGGCCCAAGGGCATCCTGCCACAACGCTTCTCCTTAGAAACCATCGCCTTCTTCTTCGGGGTCGCGGGGGTGGGCAAAGCCATCGGCAACAGCGTCATCGTCGCCGGCCTGACCCTGCTTTTCGCGGTGCTCCTGGGCGCTCCCGCCGGCTATGCCCTGGCCCGCTACCGCTTTGCCGGGGCCGACGCCTACCGCCTGCTCATCCTCATGACCCGCGCCTTCCCGCTGGCCATCCTGGCCGTCCCCCTTTCGGTACAGTTCATCCGCCTGGGGCTTTACGACACCGCGCTGGGCGTAGCCCTGGTGCATACCGCCCTGGCCCTGCCCTTCGCGGTGCTGGTGACCAGCAGCCTCTTCCTGGGGATCCCCAAAGAGCTCGAGGAGGCCGCCTGGACCCTGGGCTGCACCCGCATCCAGGCCTTCCTCAAGGTGGTGCTGCCCCTGGCCCTGCCCGGGCTGGCCGCCACGGCCATCTTCGCCTTCGTGATCTCCTGGAACGAGGTCTTCGCCGCCACCTTGCTCACCCTGCGCGAGCGCACCCTCCCCGCCTTCCTCCTCACCGCCCTCAACGACTCCCCCCTCCCCTTCCGCTTCGCCGGCGGCTTCTTCCTGATCGTGCCCGCGCTGGTGTTCATCTTCGCCATCCGGCGCTATTTGTTCACGCTGTGGGGGATCGCCAACCGGTGA
- a CDS encoding carbohydrate ABC transporter permease: MRSERYIPYLLVLPSVIFLLFLFAWPLVEALLLSVRGSEGWTLEHFQRMAADLYFKDAVKYTVLLAVVVVPLQVILALGMAMLLGGISKGRDLFLYVWTIPLGISDLAAGLVWLSIFTERGYLNSFLQALGLIQEPRLWLSYETPAMLFLAVVAAEVWRATAIVFVILVAGLQLIPKEYGEAAEVFGATPWRRFWRVTLPLLMPSLQVALILRTILALEVFAVVVALGGRNLPVLAGEAYFWYNAYQNPGVAAAYAVLILGISGLATLLYLRLLRPRQEVAA; the protein is encoded by the coding sequence ATGCGCAGTGAACGGTACATCCCCTACCTGCTGGTCCTGCCCAGCGTGATCTTCCTGCTGTTTTTGTTCGCCTGGCCGCTGGTGGAGGCCTTGCTGCTGTCGGTGCGGGGAAGCGAGGGGTGGACGCTCGAGCACTTCCAGCGCATGGCCGCCGACCTCTACTTCAAGGATGCCGTCAAATACACCGTGCTCCTGGCCGTGGTGGTGGTGCCCTTGCAGGTAATCTTAGCCCTGGGCATGGCCATGCTGCTGGGGGGAATCTCCAAGGGGCGCGACCTGTTTTTGTACGTCTGGACGATTCCCCTGGGCATCTCCGATCTGGCGGCGGGCCTGGTGTGGCTTTCGATCTTCACCGAGCGGGGCTACCTCAACAGCTTCCTGCAAGCCCTGGGGCTCATCCAGGAGCCGAGGCTGTGGCTGAGCTACGAGACCCCGGCGATGCTCTTTCTGGCGGTGGTGGCGGCGGAGGTCTGGCGGGCGACGGCCATCGTCTTCGTGATCCTGGTGGCGGGGTTGCAGCTCATCCCCAAGGAGTACGGCGAGGCCGCCGAGGTCTTCGGCGCGACGCCCTGGCGGCGGTTCTGGCGGGTCACGCTGCCCTTGCTGATGCCCAGCTTGCAAGTGGCGCTGATCCTGCGGACGATCCTGGCGCTGGAAGTCTTCGCGGTGGTGGTGGCGCTGGGTGGGCGCAACTTGCCGGTGCTGGCCGGGGAAGCCTACTTCTGGTACAACGCCTACCAGAACCCCGGCGTAGCGGCGGCGTACGCGGTGCTGATCCTGGGCATCTCGGGGCTGGCGACGCTGCTTTACCTCAGGCTCCTGCGCCCCCGACAGGAGGTAGCCGCGTGA
- a CDS encoding ABC transporter substrate-binding protein, producing the protein MRRQWIGFSLMGAALVALAAVFAQSPSVLFVSTQFTPIEEAQRMRQVILKDFSGRVEFIPEDNAPFTSRILSEAKTGRVNVSLVGGLHGDFPPLIAAGAMDTVDDVMAQLKERKFSPTFVGLGKMGTANQYYIPWMQATYIMVANKQALPYLPAKASLNTLTYSQLKEWGANLQRATGKRLLGFPAGPRGLMHRFTQGYLYPSYTKSAVSKFRSEEAENMWAEFKEIWQYVNPQATTYDFMQEPLLSGEVWVAWDHIARLRDALNQRPNDFVAFPAPIGPYGRGFMPVLAGLGIPKGAPSRAGAVALIEYLTRPEVQIATLVQNGFFPVIQIKLPDNLPQGTRMAADAIARQAQSNVALPSLLPVGLGAKGGEYNKVFQDTFARIILRGEEIRRVLDSEAVNLRRVMNDTKAPCWSPDPASEGPCPVN; encoded by the coding sequence ATGAGAAGGCAGTGGATCGGCTTCAGTCTGATGGGGGCGGCGCTGGTGGCCCTGGCCGCGGTGTTCGCCCAATCGCCATCGGTGTTGTTTGTCTCCACCCAGTTCACCCCCATCGAGGAGGCCCAGCGCATGCGCCAGGTCATCCTCAAGGACTTCTCCGGGCGGGTGGAGTTCATCCCCGAGGACAACGCCCCCTTCACCAGCCGGATTCTCTCCGAGGCCAAGACCGGTAGGGTCAACGTCAGCCTGGTGGGGGGGCTGCACGGCGACTTCCCGCCCCTCATCGCCGCCGGGGCCATGGACACGGTGGATGACGTGATGGCTCAGCTCAAAGAGCGCAAGTTCTCCCCCACCTTCGTCGGCCTGGGCAAGATGGGCACGGCCAACCAGTACTACATCCCCTGGATGCAGGCCACCTACATCATGGTGGCGAACAAGCAAGCCTTGCCGTATCTTCCGGCCAAGGCCAGCCTCAACACCCTCACCTACTCCCAGCTCAAAGAGTGGGGGGCCAATTTGCAAAGAGCCACCGGCAAGCGCCTGCTGGGCTTCCCCGCTGGCCCCCGGGGGCTGATGCACCGCTTCACCCAGGGCTACCTTTACCCCTCCTACACCAAGAGCGCGGTGAGCAAGTTCCGCAGCGAAGAAGCCGAGAACATGTGGGCCGAGTTTAAGGAGATCTGGCAGTACGTCAACCCCCAAGCCACCACCTACGACTTCATGCAAGAGCCGCTCCTGTCGGGCGAGGTGTGGGTGGCCTGGGACCACATCGCCCGCCTGCGCGATGCGCTCAACCAGCGGCCCAACGACTTCGTGGCCTTCCCCGCTCCCATCGGGCCCTATGGCCGCGGCTTCATGCCGGTGCTGGCCGGGTTGGGGATTCCTAAAGGCGCCCCCAGCCGGGCCGGGGCGGTGGCCCTCATCGAGTACCTAACCCGTCCCGAGGTACAGATCGCCACCCTGGTACAAAACGGCTTCTTCCCGGTGATCCAGATCAAGCTCCCCGACAACCTCCCGCAGGGCACCCGCATGGCTGCGGATGCCATCGCCCGGCAGGCCCAGAGCAATGTCGCCCTGCCCAGCCTGCTGCCGGTGGGCCTGGGGGCCAAGGGCGGGGAGTACAACAAGGTCTTCCAGGACACCTTCGCCCGCATCATCCTGCGGGGTGAGGAGATCCGGCGCGTGCTCGACAGCGAGGCCGTCAACCTGCGGCGGGTCATGAACGACACCAAGGCCCCCTGCTGGTCGCCCGACCCCGCCAGCGAAGGCCCCTGCCCGGTGAACTAG
- a CDS encoding LacI family DNA-binding transcriptional regulator, with protein MPDSHSPDIRQVAALAGVSIATVSRVLNNSSRVSAATRERVLEAAARLGYRPNPLGQRLRKGRAETVGVVIPAPQGRFADSFFLELLAGLGEGLSEVGLDLLVTTSPPGPQELSCYQRLVESKRVDGLVLARTRRLDERIVYLLKRKVPFVAHGRSDLIDEPFPYLDIDGEQGFHKATQHLLNLGHRHIAYIGAPHELNFAQHRLKGYQRALAEAGLPLRAEWVLEGDLSEESGYRLTQALLGLPRPPTALLCANDLMALGALRALRERGLKAGREVSVIGYDDIPLAHYTDPPLSTLHQPFHAMGRRLVEMLLARLGGAAAEELQEIWVPELILRGSDGPPQS; from the coding sequence GTGCCCGACTCCCATTCCCCCGACATTCGCCAGGTGGCGGCCTTGGCTGGGGTCTCGATTGCCACCGTTTCGCGGGTGCTCAACAACTCCAGCCGGGTGAGCGCGGCCACCCGGGAGCGGGTGCTCGAGGCCGCCGCCCGGCTGGGCTACCGCCCCAACCCCCTGGGCCAGCGCCTGCGCAAAGGCCGGGCCGAGACCGTGGGGGTGGTGATTCCCGCGCCGCAGGGGCGCTTCGCCGATTCGTTTTTCCTGGAGCTGCTGGCTGGCCTGGGCGAGGGGCTGTCCGAGGTGGGCCTGGACTTACTGGTGACCACCAGCCCCCCGGGTCCCCAGGAGCTCTCCTGCTACCAGCGCCTGGTCGAGAGCAAGCGGGTGGACGGCTTGGTGCTCGCCCGCACCCGCCGCCTGGACGAGCGCATCGTGTACCTGCTCAAGCGAAAGGTCCCCTTCGTGGCCCACGGGCGCAGCGACCTGATCGACGAGCCCTTCCCCTACCTGGACATCGACGGCGAGCAGGGTTTTCACAAAGCCACCCAGCACCTCCTGAACCTGGGCCACCGCCACATCGCCTACATCGGAGCCCCTCACGAACTCAACTTCGCCCAGCACCGCCTGAAGGGGTATCAACGGGCGCTGGCGGAAGCGGGCCTTCCCCTGCGGGCGGAGTGGGTGCTCGAGGGCGACCTGAGCGAGGAGAGCGGCTACCGGCTCACCCAGGCCCTGCTGGGCTTACCCCGGCCCCCCACCGCCCTGCTGTGCGCCAACGACCTCATGGCCCTCGGAGCCCTGCGGGCCCTGCGCGAGCGGGGCCTCAAGGCCGGGCGGGAGGTTTCGGTCATCGGCTACGACGACATTCCCCTAGCCCACTACACCGACCCTCCCCTCTCCACGCTGCACCAGCCCTTCCACGCCATGGGCCGGCGCCTGGTGGAGATGCTCTTGGCGCGGCTGGGGGGGGCCGCCGCCGAGGAGTTGCAGGAGATCTGGGTGCCCGAGTTGATCCTGCGGGGGTCGGATGGGCCGCCGCAAAGCTAG
- the metF gene encoding methylenetetrahydrofolate reductase [NAD(P)H], which translates to MKIHTQFAPGKPLFSFEFFPPKTEEGEAQLFRTLHVLKPLQPAFVSVTYGAGGSARGKTVEWVGRIKKEVGLEVMAHLTCVGATREEIGEVLEQLRQVGAENLMAIRGDPPRGQQEFRPVEGGFRYANELIAFIRERYGDAFCIAGGAYPEGHPEAPSLEADLRNLKRKVDAGLDFLVTQLFFNNALYLGFVERARKVGIEVPIVPGLMPITNLAQVRRFTEMCGASLPGPLLAQLERFADDPQAVLEIGVEHATRQALELLEAGAPGIHFYTLNKSPATRWVVENLRSRMARSA; encoded by the coding sequence ATGAAGATTCATACCCAGTTCGCTCCAGGCAAACCGCTGTTCTCCTTCGAGTTCTTCCCGCCCAAGACCGAGGAGGGCGAGGCCCAACTTTTCCGCACCTTGCACGTCTTAAAACCGCTCCAGCCGGCTTTCGTCTCGGTGACGTATGGGGCAGGGGGGAGCGCGCGAGGCAAAACGGTGGAGTGGGTAGGGCGGATCAAAAAAGAGGTGGGGCTCGAGGTCATGGCCCACCTGACCTGCGTGGGCGCGACGCGCGAGGAGATAGGCGAGGTGCTGGAGCAGCTGCGTCAGGTAGGGGCCGAGAACCTCATGGCGATTCGGGGTGATCCTCCTAGAGGCCAGCAGGAGTTTCGCCCGGTAGAGGGCGGCTTCCGCTACGCCAATGAACTCATAGCCTTCATCCGCGAGCGCTACGGCGACGCGTTCTGCATCGCCGGGGGCGCTTATCCCGAGGGGCATCCGGAAGCGCCTAGCCTCGAGGCCGATCTGCGCAACCTCAAACGCAAGGTGGATGCCGGGCTGGATTTCCTGGTTACCCAGCTTTTTTTCAACAACGCCCTGTACCTGGGTTTCGTCGAGCGGGCCCGCAAGGTGGGGATCGAGGTGCCCATCGTGCCGGGGCTGATGCCCATCACCAACTTGGCCCAGGTGCGCCGCTTCACCGAGATGTGCGGGGCCAGCCTGCCGGGGCCGCTCTTGGCGCAGCTCGAGAGGTTCGCCGACGACCCGCAGGCGGTGCTCGAGATCGGGGTGGAACACGCCACCCGCCAGGCGCTGGAGCTGCTCGAGGCGGGGGCGCCGGGGATTCACTTCTATACCCTCAACAAATCCCCCGCCACCCGCTGGGTAGTCGAGAACCTGCGCAGCCGGATGGCCCGATCCGCTTGA
- a CDS encoding SDR family oxidoreductase: MRLDGKVYLLTGGGGPVAAAIAETFAAAGARLALADIHAEAVQERARRLGGLGFGLDLTDYAATEALVREVRGQMGRLDGLIHTVGGFAFGPVRDADPEVYERMFERNVKTLFYAVRAVLPGLLEQKDGFIAGFAAAPAWEGKGPNKALYAAAKSAAATFLRSLDGELEGTDIRVAILYPMGTVDTPDNRNDQPGADPSGWIDPGELAQALLFAASRSRRGRLLELPVFPPR, encoded by the coding sequence ATGAGACTGGACGGGAAAGTCTACCTCCTCACCGGTGGCGGTGGCCCGGTGGCGGCCGCCATCGCGGAGACCTTCGCCGCCGCGGGGGCCAGGTTGGCGCTGGCCGATATCCACGCCGAGGCCGTCCAAGAGCGCGCAAGGCGGCTAGGGGGGCTGGGGTTTGGCCTCGATCTGACCGACTACGCGGCCACCGAGGCCCTGGTGAGGGAGGTACGAGGCCAGATGGGGCGGCTGGATGGGCTGATCCATACCGTGGGCGGCTTTGCTTTCGGGCCGGTCCGGGACGCCGACCCGGAAGTCTATGAGCGGATGTTCGAGCGCAACGTGAAGACCCTGTTTTACGCGGTGCGGGCGGTGCTGCCGGGGCTGCTCGAGCAGAAAGACGGCTTCATCGCCGGCTTCGCTGCCGCTCCTGCCTGGGAGGGAAAGGGGCCCAACAAGGCCCTGTACGCCGCCGCCAAGAGCGCCGCCGCCACCTTCTTGCGCTCGCTAGACGGAGAGCTCGAGGGCACCGATATCCGGGTCGCGATCCTCTACCCCATGGGCACCGTCGACACCCCGGACAACCGCAACGACCAGCCCGGCGCCGACCCCAGCGGGTGGATCGACCCCGGCGAGCTCGCGCAAGCCCTGCTGTTTGCCGCTAGCCGCAGCCGGCGCGGGCGGCTGCTCGAGCTTCCCGTCTTCCCCCCGCGATAG
- a CDS encoding DedA family protein, with protein sequence MDLATLVEQISYLGIFAIVLLETGFLVGFFLPGDTLLITVGLLAATEKMSLPVSLLALFLGSVLGNNLGYYWGRLLGPRLKTRVRPDLYARGQRFFERFGVLAIVFGPFVPVVRTLTPFLSGSLGVPWPRFALLNLVGSILWTQGVTLAAWRVGEFFPHLDRYILLIVALGVLVGAVPAGLEYVRHRGGGARKKSKGQQPPPGQQP encoded by the coding sequence ATGGATTTAGCTACCCTCGTCGAGCAGATCTCCTACCTGGGCATTTTCGCCATCGTACTGCTCGAAACCGGTTTTCTGGTGGGGTTTTTCCTTCCCGGCGACACCCTGCTCATCACCGTGGGCCTGCTGGCGGCGACCGAGAAGATGAGCCTGCCGGTCTCGCTCTTGGCCCTATTTTTGGGTTCGGTATTGGGCAACAACCTGGGCTACTACTGGGGCCGCTTGCTGGGACCCCGGCTCAAAACTCGGGTCCGTCCCGACCTCTACGCGCGGGGGCAGCGTTTCTTTGAGCGCTTCGGGGTCTTGGCGATTGTCTTCGGCCCTTTCGTGCCGGTGGTGCGCACCCTGACCCCCTTCTTATCGGGTTCGCTAGGGGTTCCCTGGCCGCGCTTCGCCCTGTTGAACCTTGTCGGAAGCATCCTCTGGACCCAGGGCGTGACCCTGGCGGCTTGGCGGGTGGGAGAGTTCTTCCCTCACCTAGACCGCTACATCCTGCTGATCGTGGCCCTAGGGGTGCTGGTGGGGGCGGTTCCGGCGGGCCTCGAGTATGTGCGCCACCGCGGGGGGGGCGCGCGGAAAAAGTCAAAAGGCCAACAGCCCCCTCCGGGTCAGCAGCCATAA
- a CDS encoding VanZ family protein, with amino-acid sequence MIRPLYLILALGWMGGIFYLSSQSGERVGIPSPWDKFVHAGVYGLLGWLLAKGSGSPRWGWAIAVAYGLSDEFHQSFVPGRQADVLDLLADSVGAFLGIHLPQKPRRAWWRA; translated from the coding sequence GTGATCCGCCCCCTATACCTGATCCTCGCCCTGGGCTGGATGGGGGGGATCTTCTACCTCTCCTCCCAAAGTGGGGAGCGGGTAGGCATCCCCTCTCCCTGGGACAAGTTCGTCCATGCCGGGGTGTATGGGCTGTTGGGCTGGCTGCTGGCCAAAGGCAGCGGTAGCCCGCGCTGGGGTTGGGCCATCGCGGTCGCCTATGGCCTCAGCGACGAGTTTCACCAAAGCTTTGTCCCCGGGCGACAGGCCGACGTGCTGGATCTGCTGGCCGACTCGGTGGGGGCCTTTCTGGGCATCCACCTGCCGCAGAAGCCGCGCCGGGCTTGGTGGCGCGCGTAG
- the mce gene encoding methylmalonyl-CoA epimerase produces MKLHHVGIAVTDLEQAAELYARLGYRLEAQGRVESQGVQVYMLRSGADRLELLYATRPDSAVAKFIEKRGPGLHHLAFATRDIRAELARLAAEGAPLIDSSPRPGFGGHPVAFVHPKWAGGVLVELVEAEG; encoded by the coding sequence ATGAAGCTACATCACGTAGGAATCGCCGTAACCGACCTCGAGCAAGCCGCCGAACTCTACGCGCGGCTGGGGTATAGGCTCGAGGCCCAAGGCCGCGTGGAAAGCCAAGGCGTTCAGGTATACATGCTGCGCAGCGGAGCGGATCGGCTGGAACTCCTCTATGCTACTCGCCCCGACTCCGCCGTCGCCAAGTTCATCGAAAAGCGCGGGCCAGGGCTGCACCACCTGGCCTTCGCCACCCGGGATATCCGGGCCGAGCTGGCCCGGCTCGCGGCCGAAGGCGCACCCTTGATCGACAGCAGCCCCCGGCCCGGATTTGGGGGGCACCCGGTCGCGTTCGTACACCCCAAGTGGGCAGGCGGGGTGCTGGTGGAGCTGGTGGAGGCGGAGGGGTGA